GATGGGAAATCACCTGCTCCAAAGTTCATGATCTAGTAGGTATGCGATGATCAACAAAACAATTTTTCTGATTGAGAGAAACAAGATGGCCCTGGCTTCCTAAATACGCACTTAGTTTATCATAGTTTGCGTGGAGCTGGAAGCTGGAATTGGAGAAAGCATGTATTTGTCCTGTCCATTTTCGTGAAACAATTTACAAATCCttggtatatttatttgaaaaactgTCTGAAGGCATTGCCGACTTTATTCTGTGACTTCAGACATAAGAAAATGCTTGAGAAGCATGTTTTAGGGCTGAGTTACAACACTTGAAccattatgtgaaaaatatgattatggAGGAATTGGAAAAAGGATGAGGGAGGTTGCAATAAACTAAGGGCCCAGAACAAAAGCTCCAAGATAAGGTGGAGgtgaaaaaatgaagaagaataaCACCAAAGTTGACTATCTTGCTTCAACTGTTTGTGTCATATCATGTTTGTAATGGTTTGATAAGTGTTTGAAATGGACCTGTCAACCAACGTTTTTTATCCACTGGGTTAGTGAAATTAGTTGTCAGAGGTGCACTAGATGGCATTTCTGATGTTTGTCAACTTGGTTTCTCACCAACTTAGGGTCAAAAGAAATCAATCCCATAATTATGGGATGAGACTCTGAATTAAGTCTAATTGCATTCCACTTCCCTGGTCACTTCTCTTATTGCCAAATTTGCTTAATCATGGAAATctgttgttttcttgataCGCAATCTTCTtttgtgtatgtatttgtggATTTTCGATGTTATTTGCTACTAATGTGGCAAGAActataacataatatattagGTATATCATTTTGGGTTCTCTGAGAGCTATTGGGCCATTATTGGTACATTGATGATCTTCACTTTGACTCCTTTGTTGTAAGATAACAGGCAATTCTGAACATGAAGGCCGGTAGATCTTTATATCACTGAACTACCTTTTATGATAAAAGTGATAAAAGTGAACCTTATTTTCTAAGAACCTTGAATCTTCCATGTGCACTGTTGCTTCCTTTCCTATAATTGGGTTGACACAGCAAggttttgaaaattgatcCCCAGCTAGGCTTTTGGACTGTTCATATCTTGGCTGCATGTGCACCATCATTTTCTTGCCATAATATTTGAATCTTTGCATGTTGCTTCACTTAAAATCATCCCCCATACACCTGTAACTTTTAACATCCTTCAGCCAGATTGGGTAACTTTGCAGACTAAGCACGCATGCATACTGTAAGTCATgacttgcattttttattatcttatagcAAGTTTTGTCTTCTTTGTGGCCTAATCCTCAATAATTGATTGCTCTTTGCACAGTATTTCAGCCTTGGGCACCATAGCCCGCTTGATTGCCTCAGAATCGCTTACCAAAGTATTACTACTGTTGGCTAAAATTCGAatgttgtattaattttacagAAATGATGTTGCCTGAAATTTCTTCCATGATCAAATTGAAGTACTTTTGTTCTCAGGAGAAACTAATTTGTTAGCTCATGCTCTACTTATATAATATTCGTGTAAAGTTGGGATTTCGGTGGTATATTCAATGAGAATGGGATTCtccagaaaatatatatattattcctcAAGTTGAGGAGGTGGGAATATTATTAATGTGAATTCAAATGTTGCTTTTATCCGACATAACCGAGTACCGGAGATTGAAGAGTCGCCTTCGCCAGTCGTTGGGGCAATCTCTTGTTGACGTTTTCTCTTATGCGTGTACCATGTGGCACATAACTGGAGTTGGAATTTTCTTATGTTGTTGTAGGCGATTTGGAGCTTTCAAAGGTATCTTTTCAGAATATgtcttcaacttttttatgaaGCTGCCTGGGAGGCCCTTCGCCTTCTCACTCTGTTTCTTTCACATATAAGATATTAACTTTCCAAACTAAGCTATTTAATTAATGCTGTCATTGTTAATTACATgaacaaaggaaaaataaatagtgaacCTCCAATATCAAATTCCCTGTCATAAGATGAGCCCTCTCGCTTTTGTACATGCTACATATGGTGTATGTGTATTGAATGCATGtatcaaaataacaaaaaatgagaCGTGTTATTTGATGTTGCATTCAGCAAACTCGTGGCAGGTGCAACATCGACAAGATCGATTTGGTTATTGAATGAATGTATGTCGGAAGTAAGTTTGAGTGCCAAGATCGTAATTTGAGTTCATTCCTTTCTCCCCTTGCTTAGAAGATGGTTCAGTCTAAATACAAAAGCTACGGACCAGGTCTGCAATTTTAAGGTAAGTTAGACCTAAGTGGAGGACTTGTATTCATGGTACTATAGGCTGCAATACTCTGACCAATTTTGACCCTTGAACCTTGGAAATGTAATCCTTCTGCTCTACTGCAAAATGGAGTGGGCCCACACTATCGCACCCAGCCCCCGCCCTTTTGGTTCTTTCTTGGGACTAATAATTCAAGATGTTTTTCTGatgcaataatttatattatgataatctacagcgattttttttttaatttgttataattatttatgttcttgttttttgaaaaaagtacCTACCGtcgtataaatatttttatataatacctaagtttaattttaataaatatttataatttttttagataaaaaataattataattatgataaattttataaaagtcgCTCATTCCcaaaatatttagtttatacaaatttaaaataaaaaaaaatactattattcaaaatttgaatttcacttGGTGACTGCGGAATTGGatataaaagtagaaatttgGCAAAAAGCAGTAATTTGCGGCCTTGTGAAAAAGGGAGAATTCTTGCAATCATTATCCcaattttagctattttggtCTTTAAACCCCAAATAATACTATtgtttattatgtaataaagaGCATGAAAATCCACTATATTGGCAAAAATTAAGTGTGATTAGtttattaatgataataattaacataatacAACCCCAAGTACACCCCCACCCCGCCCCTACCCACATATACATACAGCCTCAGATACACCCAACTCACACCTACGCTGCGtgtattgtgtgtgtgtgtgtgtgtgtctgggGGCTTGTGTTGTGGCAGTACAAATAGAGCGATGGTTAAAGGCTTATGAAAGATGCGTTTGGAATTTCATCCCAAAATCCAAACTTGGtaaccaaataaaataaaacaaaaaactctCAGAAACTTCTCTTTTTGTCGGAATTAAACCACCTCATATGCACATAATGGCACAGCTCCAACAGGCTATACAAGGCCTGCCCCTTCCACCGCCGTTACGCCAACGCTGAAATTCACCAGCTCTTTATTCTCGGTTTCCACTGAAAATTTCATCtgagttttcttgtttttggtttatttgatctcttttcttggattttaTTCTCCTTTCCTGGGTGaagattggatttttttcgaaaattcTGATCTGGGACGGTGGAAGAAATCATGGAGGAGAGTAAATTGTGTCAGTGGAACGTAATTCGATCCGTATTGGCTATTCTTCAATGGTGGGGTTTCAATGTCACTGTTATCATCATGAACAAATGGATCTTTCAGGTGCGAGTTTATATATGTAGTTTAATAGTGCTGGCCTATCTTGTAGTCTTTTACATGCACCCTTTGTTCTGGGTTTATTACTCGTCTGCTAAAGCAATCCTGTTAATGTTTCGACCAGTGATATTTgtgttcttctttttctccagaaggaaaaaaaaagttaaactttttcaatattgaattttggttctgttttttggattttgagGAGTAAATCTTGTGATGTTTCCAATCATTGGTTTACTTCAATTGAGATTTAGGTGTAGCGCGTGTTGGATGCATACAATTTTTGTCACTTCTTGTATATTGTACATGAGCTGTGTTGTTGTGACCTGTGCACGAAATGTTCTCAGAAAGTGGAGGAAgaagtttgtaatttttgggattttatacactttaaattttgtaatctaTTATTGTTAGGTTGAGTTATAGATACTTACCACCCTTTGTATTCTCCATTCCTTCCCTTTGCTTCTGACAATTTGTACTTCTGTAATCTTTCCGAAGTATGATCGGTTTCAAAGTCGCTAACATGAGCGCAGCTTTATGGAGATCTCACAGAACTACTTTTTTTAGCTTGTTAGGTTCAAGGGGAATTGTTTTAGCTAATAGATGAGGGTGCAGGTTATATATCTGTATGCGCTACAATTTCTTTAGATCATTATGAGGCAGTGGTAGGTCCTCTTCATTTATACTATTATCATGTGGTAGTTAGCATGAATAATTGTGGTCGAATTCTTCATTGATGAAGGATGATGTATGCGAAGTGGGTTGTGCTTGCGCaatctttttaaatgaatttcaaGTCTGAGGATATTTCAGCAATGTAGTATATTCtataatcatttcaattttcatctgGTTGTATGAGGTCGAAATTGATTTTAGTGTCATACCGTTGAATAGTCTTCAGAAATGGTAATGTTTGCTTGTGTTATGACTTAATTGCTTACGAAAGATTCCCTCTTTTCTTGACAGAACCTGGACTTCAAGTATCCATTGTCAGTCTCATgtgttcattttatttcttcatcaatTGGTGCATATGTGGTTATTAAAGTGCTCAAGCTTAAACCTCTTATTCAAGTGGATCCTGAAGATCGCTGGAGGAGGATCTTTCCCAtgtcatttatattttgtataaacaTAGTTTTGGGAAATGTGAGCCTTCGGTATATTCCTGTTTCCTTCATGCAAACAATCAAGTCTTTCACCCCTGCAACAACAGGTaagtttttattacaattattataaaatggaaaagatcaaaagaagaaagaaaaacaaaagagaccTTGTGTTGAATTACATGTATGAACACTAATTTGATGGATAAATGATGGTAATGTTGATTCTTGTTTTAAGAATTAGTTAATAGACAGCTACTCACTTCCTTTCTTCCCCTTTTCTTCAAGTGAAAATACTGAATCTGTTTTCTTGCTTTCGGATCAGTTGTCTTGCAGTGGCTAATCTGGAAGAAGTATTTTGATCTGCGAATTTGGGCTTCTCTGATTCCTATTGTTGGTGGGATTTTGCTTACATCTATCACAGAGCTCAGTTTTAACATGCTTGGGTTTTGTGCTGCTTTGTTCGGCTGTATTGCTACTTCTACAAAAACCATCCTTGCAGAGTCTTTGTTGCATGGGTACAAATTTGACAGGTAACAGTTCCTTTCCTCTCTGTTCTATACCAAGAATAACTTTTAACTATTAGGATACTAGCAAATACTGTAACTTGTTCTCATGTCCATTTATTTTCCTCTTTGTATTACGGTGAGTCAAGAATCGTTGTCCTTCTGAAGAAAGAGGATCAAATTGTTTGTTTGCATTCAGTTGTTTTACTGGAAATAATATTACTGTTCAATTAAGACTGCAAAATTTACTCACTAATTGTTGCAGGTCTTAATCTGGGTAAACGTTTCATTCAAGTTCTGTTGATTTCATTTGTATTTCCATTATGGAATGCTAAATTGCAGGATGTTTCAAgcattctattttcttttctctactaaattgtttttctttttcgtacTTTTGTCTATAAATTGGTCATAGTCATGAAATCTATCATAGGTTGTGCCTCACGCATATTTCAAGTTCTGGTGTAGCTGAAAAAGCATTgtttcttaaataatataggTTCTCTTATTTGCTGGTTTCATGTTACTATAGAAGTTTAGTCCTTCCCAGCTATGGGATAATGTGGCCTGCCAGGACAATTCGAAAATATGTTTCAGTTAGTgccttattatattttccagTGAATACTCAATGAGCTCTTATCACCAATTTCCATGTACTTCTCCACTGTTGTTTGCTGGAGAGAAATTTAGCTCAAGTGCGCATTTCTCTGcagatcatttatttttttcactgaTTTTGATAATTCTATTGGATGTTTGCATGAATGAGTAGTTATTTGAGGGGAAAAATGAAGCGAGCAAAGTGCTTGTGATGTGCGAATGCATTCCTGTAAGCTATTCAGTTGCAAATAAGTTGTCTTAACTGAAGCTTTATGCTGCTTTCTTTTACATTCTTTCTTAAGAACTTCTCCATGATTACTCATGAGTAAGGGGGTCATACAGAGGGGAATGGCCTATTTGCTTCTGCTTTATCTGCCTAATTATTTTAGGTTAAATAGTCAACTGATATCAAACTTAGTTTTGTTCTGAcatccttttttcttttactttttttaattttatgtaactTGACTAATACTGAATTAATGTTTTGAGCTGACTGCAGTATAAATACAGTTTATTACATGGCACCATTTGCAACTATGATCTTGGCTGTACCAGCCACGCTACTGGAAGGACCAGGGGTTGTGGAATGGATTTATACATGTCCCTCACTCTTTTCATCCCTTGTCATCATTTTTGGGTCTGGAGTGTTGGCCTTTTGCCTGaacttctctattttttatgtcaTTCACTCCACGACTGCTGTGACCTTCAATGTTGCTGGAAACCTTAAGGTGCATATCTATCTCACCCTGGCACGCCGGTCAATCTCTTCCTGattatcccaaaattttggtatttaaaatagaacacACAATATCAAACATTTTGCACTACTCTGAATGACGGTGTGAACTGCACCTTGTGATACACTTTTGCGAGACTAATAACAAGATCAAGATTTTCCCGTGGACATCTGAAATACTTTTGTCTCTAATCTgctgagagaaaatgagttcTTATGCTAATCCCTCAATGTGAAAACTTTTGTTGGAGAATATTGAGCTCgtgaaagaaaatgttactGCAGAAGATGCAAGATTGGCGTATTTTAGTTACTATGCAAGGTTTTAATGAATGTGCTTTTGCCTGTGTCATATGCCAGTTGAAACCCTCtgaaatttcttgttattcCTGAAATCTGATTTCTAGTTTCATCTCAGGTTGCAGTTGCTGTTACATGTTCATGGCTTATCTTCCGGAATCCAATCTCCATGATGAATGCTGTTGGATGTGCTATAACACTCGTTGGATGTACCTTCTACGGGTATGTAAGGCACATGCTTTCAAACCAAGCTCCGGGAACACCTCGTACACCTAGGACTCCAAGGGGTAAATCAGAGTTGATCCCATTAGTCAACGAGAAGTTAGACGATAAAATCTGACTCATGCACAATGATGCCGAGCTCGGAAACTGGTAATAGTTGATGGGAAAAGCGGTAATAGTTGATTACTGTAGAAAAAGGAAGAGTAGCGTTCATCTTTATGTAGCAAGATTCTACCATTGTGCCCCCTTTCCCCtgctcatatatataaatagtttatagCCTTCTTTCTAACCCATGCCAATGGGCAACATATTTATCCTTGTATGAAGAGGTGAATACAGGACATCAGTAATTCTAATAGCACAATGTTTTCTGGAATGACCCTGTCCTTTTGGGTTATTTGATGCTTTCTTTAAGCTGTTTTGGCCATGTTATAAGATGGGGACTGAGAGCAATCCTTTACATGGATTTTCTGACAGATGACTAGCCATAGTGGAGATAAAATAGGCACATACAGATTTTATAGAGATCTAGTGTTTTAAGGTAAAATTACATGCTCATGAGGTTTTGATACACAGAAACTGAAGTATTCTACAGTAGATTAATTCCTAAAGATAGTAATCTAGGCCAAGAGCCAGAAGTTCTTGTGCCATCTGGTGCTGATAAGGTATCCACTGACTCCATTGCTCTGCTTCCTGACTCCTATTGTTAAGCATTCCAAACAGTTGATGCATTGCTCCACAAACTCCTCTGTGCTGCTTTTCAAACACAGACTGCCATAGTTGGAAAATCACAACATAAATATTCTATTAAAAACTGCATTATTAGATTGAAATCAGTGCTTACTACTTGATTAGATTGTG
The window above is part of the Sesamum indicum cultivar Zhongzhi No. 13 linkage group LG2, S_indicum_v1.0, whole genome shotgun sequence genome. Proteins encoded here:
- the LOC105155374 gene encoding UDP-galactose transporter 1, whose protein sequence is MEESKLCQWNVIRSVLAILQWWGFNVTVIIMNKWIFQNLDFKYPLSVSCVHFISSSIGAYVVIKVLKLKPLIQVDPEDRWRRIFPMSFIFCINIVLGNVSLRYIPVSFMQTIKSFTPATTVVLQWLIWKKYFDLRIWASLIPIVGGILLTSITELSFNMLGFCAALFGCIATSTKTILAESLLHGYKFDSINTVYYMAPFATMILAVPATLLEGPGVVEWIYTCPSLFSSLVIIFGSGVLAFCLNFSIFYVIHSTTAVTFNVAGNLKVAVAVTCSWLIFRNPISMMNAVGCAITLVGCTFYGYVRHMLSNQAPGTPRTPRTPRGKSELIPLVNEKLDDKI